The proteins below are encoded in one region of Winogradskyella helgolandensis:
- a CDS encoding glycosyltransferase has translation MKKKLFVIGFVWPEPKSSAAGSRILQLITQFQNQGYEVTFSSAAKMSDNTFDLNTINVETKPILLNDSSFDAFVKELDPDAVLFDRFMTEEQYGWRVSEQCPNALRILDTEDFHGLRKAREVALKRNEVVTLEYLQNDTTKREIASIYRCDLSLIISEAEIDILTNQFNIDTSLLYYLPFLLQPISEDDIKYLPTFEARQHFITIGNFLHAPNYDAVLYLKQTIWPIIRQQLPKAELHIYGSYESQKVTQLHKPKEGFFIKGFAEDVNDVMKNAKVCLASLRFGAGLKGKLIDAMQNGTPCAMTSIAAEGMFGHLDVNGFISDNPKVFAEKAVLLYNNAETWKQKQQHGFKVIHQRFNKVNFEKGFASKLIELSTDINAHRENNFIGQLFMMQSMQSTKFMSKWIEEKNR, from the coding sequence ATGAAAAAAAAATTATTCGTTATCGGTTTCGTTTGGCCAGAGCCCAAAAGTTCTGCTGCTGGCAGTCGTATACTTCAATTGATAACGCAATTTCAAAATCAAGGTTATGAAGTGACGTTTTCTTCTGCAGCTAAAATGTCTGATAATACGTTTGATTTAAACACCATAAATGTTGAAACCAAACCGATTCTTTTAAACGATTCGTCTTTTGATGCATTTGTAAAAGAATTAGATCCAGATGCTGTGTTGTTTGATCGTTTTATGACGGAAGAACAATATGGCTGGCGCGTTTCAGAACAATGTCCTAATGCGTTGCGAATTTTAGATACCGAAGATTTTCATGGCTTACGAAAGGCTAGGGAAGTAGCGTTAAAACGAAATGAAGTCGTTACATTAGAATATCTTCAAAACGATACTACCAAACGTGAAATTGCCAGTATCTATCGTTGTGACCTGAGTTTAATAATTTCTGAAGCTGAAATTGATATTTTAACCAATCAATTTAACATTGATACAAGTTTACTGTATTATTTGCCTTTTCTGTTACAGCCTATTTCAGAGGACGATATAAAATACTTACCAACTTTTGAAGCACGACAACATTTTATAACCATCGGTAATTTTTTACACGCTCCAAACTATGATGCCGTATTGTATTTAAAACAAACGATTTGGCCAATAATACGACAACAATTACCAAAAGCGGAATTGCATATTTATGGATCTTATGAATCGCAAAAAGTGACCCAACTCCATAAACCTAAAGAAGGATTTTTTATTAAAGGTTTTGCTGAGGACGTCAATGACGTCATGAAAAACGCCAAGGTTTGCTTAGCATCTTTGCGATTTGGTGCCGGACTTAAAGGAAAACTCATAGACGCGATGCAAAACGGAACTCCTTGTGCAATGACGAGCATTGCAGCCGAAGGCATGTTTGGTCATCTAGATGTTAACGGTTTTATCTCGGATAACCCTAAAGTTTTTGCTGAAAAAGCTGTCTTACTTTACAATAATGCTGAAACTTGGAAACAAAAACAACAACATGGTTTTAAAGTGATACATCAGCGCTTCAATAAAGTAAATTTTGAAAAAGGATTTGCATCTAAACTAATAGAACTTTCTACGGATATAAATGCACATCGCGAAAACAACTTTATCGGACAATTATTTATGATGCAATCCATGCAAAGCACCAAATTTATGAGTAAGTGGATTGAGGAGAAGAATAGATAA
- a CDS encoding permease, producing the protein MFDWLQHFADWLIYSVFGIEAETHLGIALNFFVYDTIKILILLFVIVFIMGIVNTYFPVERLKDYLNRKKLYGLEYFFSSIFGAITPFCSCSSVPLFIGFVQGGIPLGVTFSFLITSPLVNEVAVAMFIGMFGLKATLIYVVSGILLGTIGGWLLGKFNLEPLLSDWVKQILVNKMQQAEFQEEKRTFHQRLPEITNSAWDIVKGVLLYVIIGIAIGAAMHGYVPENFFNEYLGGGEWWTVPLAVIVAVPMYANAAGIVPIIEVFVAKGVPLGTAIAFMMATVGLSIPEATLLKKVMSLKLIAIFFGVVTLCIMLSGFVFNILL; encoded by the coding sequence ATGTTTGATTGGTTACAACATTTCGCCGATTGGTTAATCTATTCTGTATTTGGAATTGAGGCAGAAACACATTTAGGAATTGCCCTTAACTTCTTTGTATACGATACCATAAAAATTCTGATTCTGCTTTTCGTTATCGTTTTCATCATGGGTATTGTGAATACATATTTTCCTGTTGAACGCCTAAAAGATTATCTGAATAGAAAAAAACTCTACGGTTTAGAATACTTTTTTTCTTCGATTTTTGGAGCCATAACACCATTTTGTTCCTGCTCTTCTGTGCCCCTTTTTATTGGTTTTGTACAAGGTGGAATTCCTTTGGGTGTTACCTTTTCCTTTTTAATTACTTCACCATTAGTCAATGAAGTTGCCGTGGCGATGTTTATAGGTATGTTTGGATTAAAAGCAACCTTAATCTACGTTGTATCAGGTATTTTATTAGGGACCATAGGAGGTTGGCTGCTCGGTAAGTTCAATCTTGAACCTTTACTGTCTGATTGGGTAAAACAAATTCTTGTCAATAAAATGCAACAGGCAGAGTTCCAAGAAGAAAAAAGAACATTTCACCAACGTTTACCTGAAATTACAAATAGTGCTTGGGATATTGTAAAAGGTGTACTCCTTTATGTCATTATTGGTATTGCCATTGGTGCCGCCATGCATGGCTACGTTCCAGAAAACTTTTTTAATGAGTATTTAGGAGGTGGAGAATGGTGGACCGTTCCGCTTGCCGTAATCGTTGCTGTGCCTATGTATGCTAATGCCGCAGGTATTGTTCCAATCATAGAAGTTTTTGTAGCCAAAGGAGTGCCTTTAGGCACTGCTATAGCTTTTATGATGGCTACAGTAGGCTTATCTATTCCGGAAGCCACCTTGTTAAAAAAAGTAATGTCCTTAAAACTGATTGCTATCTTTTTTGGTGTGGTTACCCTGTGTATTATGCTTTCAGGCTTTGTATTCAACATATTATTATAA
- a CDS encoding thioredoxin family protein, with translation MSRVIKILGTGCPKCKSMTSVVKEVVSENNVDATIEKVEDIMEIMKFNVMSTPALVIDDVITIKGRVPSKAEVLALLN, from the coding sequence ATGAGTAGAGTAATTAAAATATTAGGAACTGGTTGTCCAAAATGTAAATCGATGACTAGTGTTGTAAAAGAGGTCGTTTCAGAAAATAACGTTGATGCTACCATTGAAAAAGTTGAAGATATTATGGAAATCATGAAATTCAATGTCATGTCCACACCTGCCTTGGTCATCGATGATGTGATTACTATTAAAGGTCGAGTACCTTCAAAAGCTGAAGTATTGGCACTGTTAAATTAA
- a CDS encoding T9SS type A sorting domain-containing protein, with protein MKHFFLTSFLLICFLDLFSQNVTFEDPNFKNYLVSSICADLNNDGYPESVVDTNNDGEIQISEAEAVFMLEINENCLAISAEGIAAFTNLNELLLENTNLNTIDLSFISQISELEISSNPNLTSISLGQLTSVTRHITFDLNPNLESIDLLNLTTVGGRFVYRYNATTSNTTINLDLNSLSSIGSSLYITNNDSVLPMSINLSNLFTVNQSMIINDNNILDIDLSNLTYIHGFRFIGNDTITDLNLSNVVSNEVYITSSDEISIQSYNLESIDLSSLEYSVERLIINGNLMDVNLSSLNNVDGHITLSFDSPILSLPSLQTGDITIGGDVQHIDLSALETGGLYVNTTNHDLNTIDLTNLIDGSISLSNNQLTELNLPSLINAVDLNVKYNQLTSVNLPLLETVEDILFTGNQLDNFELTNTVVTGNLNLSSNPLTNINLQNNTIRNLSLSNTEFSSLDLSTTTVESFSIYNNVNLFNINIKNGDIMESVNFLSDPTLTNVPNLAYICVDEGELNYISDFIPANCNINTYCSFVPGGQYFIVEGENKFDSNSDGCDVTDTPFPNLMYSISDGTIEEISISNNNGSYTIPLEVGNYTITPNLVNEDYFSISPENIAVNFPDESSPYTQDFCITPNGIKNDLQAYIVPLSSARPGFDSTYKIVYRNVGNTILSGNVTFTFEDDYMDFVSSAPAVTSQNENILSWDYNNFQPFENRSILVTMNLNPPTHLTFPLNNADILNFDTRINPIPNDEFISDNSMGLKQLVVNSFDPNDITCLEGPQILEDEVGTYVHYIVRFENTGSASAVNIVVKTIIDETKFDSSSFIPLDSSHIYSTKITNNNEVEFIFENIELPFDDANNDGYVVFKIKTLSTLDLGNTFESTADIYFDYNFPIITNTYSTEIVNERLHTDKNSTDAIQIYPNPVTDILNIEGTSLLQSISLYTLSGQLIIEQTESLNKLDLTNLKNGFYMLKLKTPFGEMNKKIIKL; from the coding sequence ATGAAACACTTTTTTCTTACATCATTCTTACTAATTTGCTTTTTAGATTTATTTAGTCAAAACGTGACTTTTGAGGATCCAAATTTCAAAAATTACTTAGTAAGCTCTATCTGTGCTGATCTAAACAACGATGGATATCCAGAATCTGTTGTGGATACTAATAATGATGGAGAAATACAAATTTCTGAAGCTGAAGCTGTTTTCATGCTAGAAATAAATGAAAATTGCTTAGCAATATCAGCAGAAGGGATAGCGGCTTTTACTAATTTAAATGAACTTTTGTTAGAAAACACAAATTTAAATACTATAGACTTAAGCTTTATTTCTCAAATCAGTGAATTAGAAATCTCAAGCAATCCCAATCTGACGTCTATTAGTTTAGGACAACTTACATCTGTTACTAGACATATAACCTTTGATTTAAATCCTAACCTTGAATCCATTGATTTATTAAATTTAACAACCGTTGGTGGTCGTTTTGTTTACCGATATAATGCTACAACATCTAATACAACTATAAACTTAGACTTAAACAGTCTCTCTAGCATAGGTAGTAGCTTATATATTACAAATAATGACTCAGTACTACCTATGAGTATCAATTTATCTAACCTATTTACGGTTAATCAATCTATGATTATTAATGATAATAATATCTTAGATATCGATTTAAGTAACTTAACTTATATCCATGGCTTTAGATTTATCGGTAACGATACTATAACGGATTTAAATTTGAGCAATGTAGTTTCTAATGAAGTCTATATAACGTCATCAGATGAGATTAGTATTCAGAGTTATAATCTAGAGTCTATAGATTTATCAAGTTTAGAATATTCTGTTGAACGCCTTATAATTAATGGTAATCTCATGGATGTCAATCTAAGTAGCCTCAACAATGTCGATGGTCATATCACGTTATCATTTGATTCGCCAATTCTTAGCTTGCCCAGCCTTCAAACAGGAGACATAACGATTGGTGGAGATGTGCAACATATTGATTTAAGCGCCTTAGAAACTGGTGGTCTATATGTGAACACAACAAATCATGATTTAAACACCATAGATTTAACAAATTTAATTGACGGAAGTATCAGTCTATCAAATAATCAATTGACAGAACTAAACCTCCCAAGTTTAATTAATGCTGTAGATTTAAACGTTAAATACAATCAATTAACTAGTGTTAATTTACCTCTACTAGAAACCGTAGAGGATATTTTATTTACAGGAAATCAATTAGACAATTTTGAATTAACTAATACTGTGGTTACTGGTAACTTAAATTTAAGTTCAAATCCATTGACAAATATAAATTTACAAAATAATACAATTCGAAATTTATCATTAAGCAATACAGAATTCTCTTCTTTAGACTTAAGCACCACAACAGTGGAGAGTTTTAGTATTTATAATAACGTAAATCTCTTTAATATAAACATTAAAAACGGGGACATCATGGAATCTGTTAATTTCTTGAGTGATCCCACATTAACCAATGTGCCCAATCTAGCATATATCTGTGTTGATGAAGGCGAACTAAACTACATTAGTGATTTTATTCCAGCTAACTGCAACATCAACACTTATTGTTCTTTTGTACCTGGTGGCCAATATTTTATTGTAGAAGGAGAAAATAAATTCGATTCCAATTCAGATGGCTGTGATGTCACTGATACACCATTTCCTAATTTAATGTATTCAATTTCAGATGGTACCATTGAAGAGATTAGCATTTCAAACAATAATGGAAGTTATACCATTCCATTAGAAGTGGGTAATTACACCATTACGCCAAACCTTGTTAATGAAGATTACTTCTCAATTAGTCCAGAAAATATCGCTGTAAATTTCCCAGACGAAAGCAGTCCTTACACTCAGGATTTTTGTATTACTCCTAATGGCATAAAAAATGACTTACAGGCCTATATTGTACCATTATCTTCGGCACGTCCTGGGTTTGATTCAACTTATAAGATTGTATATAGAAATGTTGGAAATACAATTTTATCAGGAAATGTAACATTCACTTTTGAGGACGACTATATGGATTTCGTTTCATCTGCTCCTGCTGTAACAAGTCAAAATGAAAACATACTATCATGGGATTATAACAATTTTCAACCTTTTGAGAACAGATCTATTCTTGTTACAATGAATCTCAATCCGCCAACGCACTTAACATTCCCCTTAAATAATGCGGATATTTTAAATTTTGATACGAGAATAAATCCTATTCCAAATGATGAATTTATTAGTGATAACAGCATGGGACTTAAACAATTGGTTGTTAATTCTTTTGACCCAAATGATATAACTTGTTTAGAGGGGCCACAAATTCTTGAAGACGAAGTTGGAACATATGTACATTACATAGTTAGGTTTGAAAATACAGGCTCTGCCTCTGCTGTAAATATTGTTGTTAAAACTATAATTGATGAAACAAAATTTGATAGCTCTAGTTTTATACCTCTAGATAGTAGTCATATTTATAGCACCAAAATAACAAATAATAATGAGGTTGAATTTATTTTTGAAAACATTGAACTCCCATTTGATGATGCCAACAATGATGGGTATGTTGTATTTAAGATTAAAACACTATCGACCTTAGATTTAGGAAACACCTTTGAAAGCACGGCTGATATATACTTTGATTATAACTTTCCAATTATTACGAATACTTATTCTACTGAAATTGTAAACGAAAGATTACATACCGATAAAAACAGTACAGACGCCATTCAAATATACCCAAATCCTGTTACAGATATTTTGAACATTGAAGGCACAAGTTTATTACAATCAATTTCACTGTATACTTTGTCTGGTCAATTAATTATAGAACAAACGGAATCTCTAAATAAGCTAGACTTAACTAATTTAAAAAATGGTTTTTACATGCTAAAATTGAAAACACCTTTCGGAGAAATGAATAAGAAGATCATAAAATTATAG
- a CDS encoding nitrophenyl compound nitroreductase subunit ArsF family protein has protein sequence MRQTLQLLVILTVGLILTSCNSQNKSSDQSLDQSVSKIEVMDFHSTHRCMTCNAIEANTKFTLDTYFSNELKADKISFQVINVDDEKNEKIAEKFEASGTALILNVIKNGKETKIDLTEFAFMNGTEQDAFSKELKSKIDAQLKTL, from the coding sequence ATGCGACAAACACTTCAATTATTAGTCATTCTAACCGTAGGTTTAATACTGACATCCTGCAACAGCCAAAACAAAAGTAGCGACCAATCTTTAGACCAATCAGTTTCTAAAATAGAAGTTATGGATTTCCACTCTACGCATCGCTGTATGACGTGCAATGCTATTGAGGCTAATACGAAATTCACATTAGACACTTATTTTTCGAACGAATTAAAAGCGGATAAAATTAGCTTCCAAGTCATAAATGTCGATGACGAAAAAAACGAAAAAATAGCAGAAAAATTTGAAGCTTCGGGTACCGCTTTAATCTTAAACGTGATTAAAAACGGAAAAGAAACCAAAATAGATTTAACCGAATTTGCTTTTATGAATGGCACAGAACAAGATGCGTTTTCTAAAGAACTAAAATCTAAAATTGATGCGCAATTAAAAACACTCTAA
- a CDS encoding ArsR/SmtB family transcription factor, whose amino-acid sequence MKRSLETIEYKENTEALAKFAKALGHPTRIAILKHLESQSCCFTGDLVDVFPLAQSTVSQHLKELKNAGLIQGELKSPKIKYCINQENWKIAKSLFQDFFD is encoded by the coding sequence ATGAAAAGAAGTTTAGAAACTATAGAATATAAAGAAAATACTGAAGCCTTAGCAAAGTTTGCTAAAGCATTAGGCCACCCAACACGTATTGCCATATTGAAGCATCTAGAAAGTCAATCGTGTTGTTTCACCGGAGATTTAGTCGATGTGTTTCCGTTGGCACAATCTACAGTATCACAACACTTAAAAGAATTAAAAAACGCGGGTTTAATTCAAGGTGAATTAAAATCGCCTAAAATAAAATACTGTATTAATCAAGAAAACTGGAAGATTGCAAAATCCTTGTTTCAAGATTTTTTTGATTGA
- a CDS encoding OsmC family protein: MNYQVNASSLFNEDAVIHIKASDIAFGTTSKTADILPNPAELFLGSFAACMLKNVERFSAMMKFDYTKTTLHVSATRLEHPPRMENISYDLTIYTNDEKLNVDLLKKNIEKHGTIYNTIKLACSISGSIKTQNDV; this comes from the coding sequence ATGAATTATCAAGTCAACGCTTCTTCGCTTTTCAATGAAGATGCTGTTATTCATATAAAAGCATCGGACATCGCTTTTGGCACCACATCAAAAACTGCTGACATTTTACCCAATCCGGCAGAATTATTCTTAGGATCATTTGCAGCGTGTATGCTTAAAAATGTGGAGCGTTTTTCTGCAATGATGAAATTCGATTACACAAAAACAACACTCCATGTGAGTGCCACACGTCTAGAGCATCCACCACGAATGGAAAACATTAGCTATGATTTAACCATTTACACCAACGACGAAAAATTGAATGTCGATTTGCTAAAAAAGAACATTGAAAAACACGGAACCATCTACAATACTATAAAACTAGCCTGTTCTATTTCTGGTTCTATTAAAACACAAAACGATGTTTGA
- a CDS encoding aromatic aminobenezylarsenical efflux permease ArsG family transporter: MEFLKALLENYNIPIVSALILGLMTAISPCPLATNITATAFISKNISSKRKVFFSGLLYSLGRGFSYTAIGFILYFGASKFHIARFFNQNGEKYLGPLLIIIGLIMLNIIKLNFLGTSNFQERLSEKFKDKGVLGSFLIGVVFALAFCPYSGALFFGMLIPMTITSADGLYLPIVFAFGTGLPVILFTYLLAFTAGKVGVFYNKITKIEKAMRIVAGVVFIITGLYYVAIFTGILA; encoded by the coding sequence ATGGAGTTTCTAAAAGCACTCTTAGAAAATTATAACATTCCCATTGTATCAGCCTTAATACTCGGACTAATGACAGCCATTAGTCCGTGTCCTTTGGCAACTAACATTACAGCAACGGCCTTTATCTCTAAAAATATTTCAAGTAAACGAAAAGTATTTTTCAGCGGCTTATTATATTCATTAGGTAGAGGCTTTAGTTATACTGCCATTGGATTCATCTTATATTTTGGTGCGAGTAAGTTTCATATCGCACGATTTTTTAATCAAAATGGCGAAAAATATTTAGGTCCATTATTAATCATCATAGGTTTAATAATGCTGAATATTATTAAACTCAATTTTTTAGGAACATCTAATTTTCAAGAACGACTATCCGAAAAATTTAAAGATAAAGGGGTATTAGGGTCATTTTTGATTGGTGTCGTTTTCGCTTTGGCATTTTGCCCTTATAGTGGAGCCTTATTTTTTGGGATGCTTATTCCCATGACCATAACATCTGCAGATGGTCTTTATTTACCCATAGTATTTGCCTTCGGTACAGGATTACCAGTGATTCTTTTCACCTATTTATTAGCTTTTACCGCAGGAAAAGTTGGAGTGTTTTATAATAAAATTACCAAAATTGAAAAAGCCATGCGTATTGTAGCTGGTGTTGTTTTTATTATCACTGGGTTATATTATGTGGCTATATTTACTGGGATACTAGCATAA